Proteins co-encoded in one Aggregicoccus sp. 17bor-14 genomic window:
- a CDS encoding carboxypeptidase-like regulatory domain-containing protein: MSDRVLGVLLVLGLSSGARAAEVRGQVTEATTKQPVAEIVVTATSPNLQGEQVVVTDAQGEYRISQLPVGEYTLRFEHERFMPYERAALPVRDEYTLRVNAELLRSRFLEAVTTNCRAPTIDIQSTSTGVNVGADFLRNVPLLPGH; the protein is encoded by the coding sequence ATGAGCGACCGGGTGCTCGGAGTACTGCTGGTGCTTGGCCTTTCCTCGGGGGCACGCGCTGCGGAGGTGCGCGGGCAGGTGACAGAAGCGACGACGAAGCAGCCAGTCGCAGAGATTGTCGTGACGGCTACCTCTCCCAATCTGCAGGGCGAACAGGTCGTGGTCACCGATGCTCAGGGCGAGTACCGCATCAGCCAGCTGCCCGTGGGCGAATACACCCTGCGCTTCGAGCACGAGCGTTTCATGCCATATGAGCGTGCGGCGCTCCCGGTGCGAGACGAGTACACGCTCCGCGTGAACGCAGAGCTTCTGCGATCTCGCTTCCTGGAGGCAGTTACGACCAACTGCCGTGCGCCCACCATCGATATCCAGTCCACGAGCACGGGCGTGAACGTGGGAGCGGACTTCCTCCGCAACGTGCCCCTCCTCCCCGGCCACTGA
- the ppk1 gene encoding polyphosphate kinase 1, whose amino-acid sequence MEPSDLSDPQLFINRELSWLAFNERVLEDARDAALPLYERLKFFAIASSNLDEFFMVRVAGLKQQLLSGVAETAADGMLPADQLNAISERVHRMVDGAYCVWREDLCPKLAAAGVGLLARERLTPEQKAAARTYFQSTVFPTLTPLAVDPGHPFPHLRNKSLNVAVFLRREGKRRRRSGQESSLAVVQVPSVLGRLVPLPSASGQSYLLLEDLLVLYATDLFPGYTVDQTATFRVTRNWDLNVDEEESEDLLSTIQEELRRRDRGTAVRLELDAAASPQLEAQLTQALKLLPQEVYRVHGPLQPSDLMALGSMDPRPELRVEGFTPAVPHALRDAESIISVVATRDVLLHHPYESFDPVVRFIEEAADDPNVLAIKQTLYRTSGDSPIFRALSRAVENGKQVAVLVEIKARLDEANNIAWARRMEESGVHVVYGLIGLKTHCKVAMVVRREGNGIRRYVHLGTGNYNPTTARQYTDLSLFTARQEIADDVTALFNLLTGYSVAPQWKRLAVAPMGLQERVLTLVRRETERAKKGEPARIVAKMNSLVDPPVIRALYAASQAGVEIELLVRGICCLRPGVPGVSERIRVTSVVDRFLEHSRVFAFGVGEGTDVYISSADWMPRNFHRRIEAMSPVEDPVLKARLLDEVLGISMRDNVKAWRLQRDGRYVPVDGVGPPVRSQMVLLELARRTQDQKPIESLLRHAAAPEAPSESLRVVAAQTAG is encoded by the coding sequence GTGGAACCCTCCGACCTGAGCGACCCGCAGCTCTTCATCAACCGCGAGCTGAGCTGGCTCGCCTTCAACGAGCGGGTGCTCGAGGACGCGCGGGACGCGGCGCTGCCGCTGTACGAGCGGCTGAAGTTCTTCGCCATCGCCTCCAGCAACCTGGACGAGTTCTTCATGGTCCGCGTGGCGGGCCTGAAGCAGCAGCTGCTCAGCGGGGTGGCGGAGACGGCGGCGGACGGGATGCTGCCGGCGGACCAGCTCAACGCCATCAGCGAGCGGGTGCACCGGATGGTGGACGGGGCCTACTGCGTATGGCGCGAGGACCTGTGCCCGAAGCTCGCGGCGGCCGGGGTGGGGCTGCTCGCGCGCGAGCGCCTCACGCCCGAGCAGAAGGCGGCGGCGCGCACCTACTTCCAGTCCACGGTGTTCCCCACGCTCACCCCGCTCGCGGTGGACCCGGGCCACCCCTTCCCCCACCTGCGCAACAAGTCGCTCAACGTGGCGGTGTTCCTGCGGCGCGAGGGCAAGCGGCGGCGGCGCAGTGGCCAGGAGAGCAGCCTCGCGGTGGTGCAGGTGCCCAGCGTGCTCGGGCGCCTGGTGCCGCTGCCGAGCGCGAGCGGCCAGTCCTACCTGCTGCTCGAAGATCTCCTGGTGCTCTACGCCACGGACCTCTTCCCCGGCTACACGGTGGACCAGACCGCCACCTTCCGCGTGACGCGCAACTGGGACCTCAACGTGGACGAGGAGGAGAGCGAGGACCTGCTCTCCACCATCCAGGAGGAGCTGCGCCGGCGCGACCGCGGCACCGCCGTGCGCCTGGAGCTGGACGCGGCGGCGAGCCCCCAGCTCGAGGCGCAGCTCACCCAGGCGCTCAAGCTGCTGCCGCAGGAGGTGTACCGGGTGCACGGCCCCCTGCAGCCCAGCGACCTGATGGCGCTGGGCAGCATGGACCCGCGCCCCGAGCTGCGCGTGGAGGGCTTCACCCCGGCCGTTCCCCACGCGCTGCGCGACGCGGAGAGCATCATCAGCGTGGTGGCCACGCGCGACGTGCTCCTGCACCACCCCTACGAGTCCTTCGACCCGGTGGTGCGCTTCATCGAGGAGGCGGCGGACGACCCCAACGTGCTCGCCATCAAGCAGACGCTGTACCGCACCAGCGGGGACAGCCCCATCTTCCGCGCGCTCAGCCGCGCCGTGGAGAACGGCAAGCAGGTGGCGGTGCTGGTGGAGATCAAGGCGCGCCTGGACGAGGCGAACAACATCGCCTGGGCGCGGCGCATGGAGGAGAGCGGCGTGCACGTGGTCTACGGGCTCATCGGCCTGAAGACCCACTGCAAGGTGGCCATGGTGGTGCGCCGCGAGGGCAACGGCATCCGCCGCTACGTGCACCTGGGCACGGGCAACTACAACCCCACCACGGCGCGCCAGTACACGGACCTCTCGCTCTTCACCGCCCGCCAGGAGATCGCCGACGACGTGACGGCGCTCTTCAACCTGCTCACCGGCTACTCGGTGGCCCCGCAGTGGAAGCGGCTCGCGGTGGCGCCCATGGGGTTGCAAGAGCGGGTGCTCACCCTGGTTCGCCGCGAGACGGAGCGGGCGAAGAAGGGCGAGCCCGCGCGCATCGTGGCGAAGATGAACTCGCTGGTGGACCCGCCCGTCATCCGCGCGCTCTACGCCGCGAGCCAGGCGGGCGTTGAGATCGAGCTGCTGGTGCGCGGCATCTGCTGCCTGCGCCCGGGAGTCCCCGGTGTGAGCGAGCGCATCCGGGTGACCAGCGTGGTGGACCGCTTCCTCGAGCACAGCCGCGTCTTCGCCTTCGGCGTGGGCGAGGGCACGGACGTGTACATCTCCAGCGCGGACTGGATGCCGCGCAACTTCCACCGGCGCATCGAGGCGATGAGCCCCGTGGAGGACCCGGTGCTCAAGGCGCGCCTGCTGGACGAGGTGCTGGGCATCTCCATGCGCGACAACGTGAAGGCCTGGCGCCTGCAGCGCGACGGCCGCTACGTGCCGGTGGACGGGGTGGGCCCGCCGGTGCGCAGCCAGATGGTGCTGCTGGAGCTCGCGCGCCGCACCCAGGACCAGAAGCCCATCGAGAGCCTGCTGCGCCACGCGGCCGCGCCCGAGGCCCCGAGCGAGAGCTTGCGCGTGGTGGCGGCGCAGACGGCGGGCTAG
- a CDS encoding glutamine amidotransferase, translating to MRAVVYQHAEHEGLGLLGPALQRAGFEVVTRMRQVRHHEDAEAPLLVVLGGPMGVYEADQHPFLHQERAVLAERLGAGRPNLGICLGAQLLAAAAGSEVSRGKNGLEVGVAPVRWTKDGLADPVLAPAAPRSTVAHWHSDTWAPVPGAALLASTDRYAQQGFRLGPSYGLQFHLELGAEAFDHWLSLGEGELQAAGRELAPLRKDLGKLRAAEAENTALLTRLAEHFAHAAR from the coding sequence ATGCGGGCAGTGGTGTACCAGCACGCGGAGCACGAGGGCCTGGGGCTGCTGGGCCCGGCGCTGCAGCGCGCAGGCTTCGAGGTGGTGACGCGCATGCGCCAGGTGCGACACCACGAGGACGCGGAGGCGCCGCTGCTGGTGGTGCTCGGCGGACCCATGGGCGTGTACGAGGCGGACCAGCACCCCTTCCTGCACCAGGAGCGCGCGGTGCTCGCCGAGCGCCTGGGCGCGGGGCGCCCCAACCTCGGCATCTGCCTGGGCGCGCAGCTGCTCGCGGCGGCCGCGGGCAGCGAGGTCTCTCGAGGCAAGAACGGGCTCGAGGTGGGCGTGGCCCCGGTGCGCTGGACGAAGGACGGGCTCGCGGACCCCGTGCTCGCACCCGCCGCCCCGCGCAGCACCGTGGCCCACTGGCACTCGGACACCTGGGCGCCGGTGCCGGGCGCCGCGCTGCTCGCCTCCACGGACCGCTACGCCCAGCAGGGCTTCCGGCTGGGGCCCTCCTACGGGCTGCAGTTCCACCTGGAGCTGGGCGCGGAGGCCTTCGACCACTGGCTCTCGCTGGGAGAGGGCGAGCTGCAGGCCGCCGGCCGCGAGCTCGCGCCGCTGCGCAAGGACCTGGGCAAGCTGCGCGCCGCCGAGGCGGAGAACACGGCGCTGCTCACCCGGCTCGCCGAGCACTTCGCGCACGCGGCACGCTGA
- a CDS encoding zinc-dependent alcohol dehydrogenase yields the protein MKAVVFHGIGDIRLDDVPEPKLEQPTDAIVRLSASAICGTDLHMIRGTFTGMKPGTILGHEGVGYVEALGEDVRNLSVGDRVVIPSTIACGSCSYCRAGYYAQCDVANPNGKLAGTAFYGGPAPTGPFHGMQAEKVRVPFAHVGLVKLPDNVTDEQAILLSDIFPTAYFGAELAEIKDGDTVAVFGCGPVGLFTILSAKLQGAGRVLAIDHHEDRLEAARKLGAETINFDEEEPIETLLRLTGGIGVDRAIDVVGVDAEQPHHGPAAKAAKKEAAKFKAEVKEVAPKTNPDGDNWVPGDAPSQALTWAVTALAKAGTLSIIGVYPQTARTFPIGVAMNKNLTVKMGNCNHRKYIPKLVELVRTGAVDPTAILSHVEPMGSAIDAYRNFDLRKPGWHKVELEPPMLT from the coding sequence ATGAAGGCAGTGGTCTTTCACGGTATCGGCGACATCCGCCTGGACGACGTGCCCGAGCCCAAGCTGGAGCAGCCCACGGACGCCATCGTGCGCCTGAGCGCGAGCGCCATCTGCGGCACGGACCTGCACATGATCCGCGGCACCTTCACCGGCATGAAGCCGGGCACCATCCTCGGCCACGAGGGCGTGGGCTACGTCGAGGCGCTGGGCGAGGACGTGCGCAACCTGAGCGTGGGCGACCGCGTGGTCATCCCCTCCACCATCGCCTGCGGCAGCTGCAGCTACTGCCGCGCGGGCTACTACGCGCAGTGCGACGTGGCCAACCCCAACGGCAAGCTCGCAGGCACGGCCTTCTACGGAGGCCCCGCGCCCACCGGACCCTTCCACGGCATGCAGGCGGAGAAGGTGCGCGTGCCCTTCGCGCACGTGGGCCTGGTGAAGCTGCCAGACAACGTGACGGACGAGCAGGCCATCCTGCTCTCGGACATCTTCCCCACCGCGTACTTCGGCGCGGAGCTCGCGGAGATCAAGGACGGCGACACCGTGGCGGTGTTCGGCTGCGGGCCCGTGGGCCTCTTCACCATCCTCAGCGCGAAGCTGCAGGGCGCGGGGCGCGTGCTCGCGATCGATCACCACGAGGACCGGCTCGAGGCCGCGCGCAAGCTGGGCGCGGAGACGATCAACTTCGACGAGGAGGAGCCCATCGAGACGCTGCTGCGGCTCACCGGCGGCATCGGCGTGGACCGCGCCATCGACGTGGTGGGCGTGGACGCGGAGCAGCCGCACCACGGCCCGGCCGCGAAGGCCGCGAAGAAGGAGGCCGCGAAGTTCAAGGCCGAGGTGAAGGAGGTCGCCCCGAAGACGAACCCGGACGGCGACAACTGGGTGCCCGGAGATGCGCCGAGCCAGGCGCTCACCTGGGCCGTCACCGCGCTCGCCAAGGCGGGCACGCTCTCCATCATCGGCGTGTACCCGCAGACGGCGCGCACCTTCCCCATCGGCGTGGCGATGAACAAGAACCTCACCGTGAAGATGGGCAACTGCAACCACCGCAAGTACATCCCCAAGCTGGTGGAGCTGGTGCGCACCGGCGCGGTGGACCCCACGGCCATCCTCAGCCACGTGGAGCCCATGGGCAGCGCCATCGACGCCTACCGCAACTTCGACCTGCGCAAGCCCGGCTGGCACAAGGTGGAGCTCGAGCCGCCGATGCTCACCTGA
- a CDS encoding carboxypeptidase-like regulatory domain-containing protein yields MSSQTLRLAAVLLLLPGAVHAGSILGTALDVDTRRPLPGVTVRISSPSLAFEQAVLTDADGRYQLAGLPPGRYRMRFEGPSVDPYSRSGVQLHAEGTLRINVELLRASNARGECVLWVFGPAPITDVGSAQQGMSFNRSFTDNLPLPRL; encoded by the coding sequence ATGAGCTCCCAGACCTTGCGTCTCGCGGCAGTCCTCCTCCTGCTACCGGGTGCGGTGCACGCGGGTTCCATCCTCGGCACTGCGCTCGATGTCGACACCCGGCGGCCCCTGCCCGGCGTGACCGTGAGGATCTCTTCGCCGAGCCTCGCCTTCGAGCAGGCGGTTCTGACGGACGCGGACGGCCGCTATCAACTCGCAGGGCTGCCGCCCGGCCGGTATCGGATGCGGTTCGAGGGTCCCAGCGTGGACCCCTACTCCAGGTCCGGCGTCCAGCTGCATGCCGAGGGAACCCTGCGCATCAACGTGGAGCTGCTCCGCGCGTCCAACGCTCGTGGGGAGTGCGTGCTCTGGGTCTTTGGTCCCGCTCCCATCACGGACGTGGGCTCCGCACAGCAGGGGATGAGCTTCAACAGGAGCTTCACCGACAACCTCCCGCTCCCGCGGCTCTGA
- a CDS encoding Ppx/GppA phosphatase family protein — protein MAAAPPLPPVLAAIDVGTNAVRLELARVDSGGALETLHQERDAIRPGEGVFATGLMPEETAQRLLATLRRYAALCKRHKARVRAVGTSALREARNRDAIVQRVREESGLELEVVSGQEEARLICLGVLHGRPAGSRSLLVDIGGGSTEVATAVGERPTQLWSLSLGAVRLTELFEASGKVSPKRLRLMRSYVREALQKTLPKRADGMPKVALGSSGTINAVVGFAASEGTAHASARQLTQAVEALVELPPERRRKRFDSRRADIIVAGAVVLEGVARHLKLDAVTGVNRGLRDGLLVDLLHRQDTAHEDHSLQDAALAIGRRFGFEERHCRHVTALALTLFDELAALHQLPVSTRPYLEVAGLLHDVGNAVNYERHHKHTYYLVRNSELPGLSEAERDLVARVARYHRRSPPDPAHSGMQGLSAQDARTVRRLATLLRLANSLDRSHHQLVRSVRATTGRDAVSLHLKARAPVDLELWSAEHEALHFRRVFGKRLTLHLGR, from the coding sequence ATGGCCGCTGCCCCTCCCCTGCCGCCCGTGCTCGCCGCCATCGACGTGGGAACCAACGCCGTGCGCCTGGAGCTCGCACGGGTGGACAGCGGCGGCGCGCTGGAGACGCTGCACCAGGAGCGCGACGCCATCCGCCCCGGCGAGGGCGTGTTCGCCACGGGGCTGATGCCCGAGGAGACGGCGCAGCGGCTGCTCGCCACCCTGAGGCGCTACGCGGCCCTGTGCAAGCGCCACAAGGCGCGCGTGCGCGCGGTGGGCACCAGCGCGCTGCGCGAGGCGCGCAACCGAGACGCCATCGTGCAGCGGGTGCGCGAGGAGTCGGGCCTCGAGCTCGAGGTGGTGAGCGGGCAGGAGGAGGCGCGTCTCATCTGCCTCGGCGTGCTGCACGGCCGGCCCGCGGGCTCGCGCTCGCTGCTGGTGGACATCGGCGGGGGCAGCACCGAGGTGGCCACCGCCGTGGGCGAACGCCCCACCCAGCTGTGGAGCCTCTCGCTGGGCGCGGTGCGCCTCACCGAGCTCTTCGAGGCCTCGGGCAAGGTGAGCCCGAAGCGGCTGCGGCTCATGCGCTCGTACGTGCGCGAGGCGCTGCAGAAGACCCTGCCCAAGCGCGCGGACGGGATGCCGAAGGTGGCGCTGGGCTCCTCGGGCACCATCAACGCGGTGGTGGGCTTCGCCGCGAGCGAGGGCACGGCGCACGCGAGCGCGCGCCAGCTCACGCAGGCGGTGGAGGCGCTGGTGGAGCTCCCGCCGGAGCGGCGGCGCAAGCGCTTCGACTCGCGGCGCGCGGACATCATCGTCGCGGGCGCGGTGGTGCTCGAGGGCGTGGCGCGCCACCTGAAGCTGGACGCGGTGACGGGCGTGAACCGGGGCCTGCGCGACGGGCTGCTCGTGGACCTGCTGCACCGCCAGGACACGGCGCACGAGGACCACAGCCTGCAGGACGCGGCGCTCGCCATCGGGCGGCGCTTCGGCTTCGAGGAGCGGCACTGCCGCCACGTGACGGCGCTCGCGCTCACCCTCTTCGACGAGCTCGCGGCGCTGCACCAGCTGCCCGTCTCCACCCGCCCCTACCTGGAGGTGGCCGGGCTGCTGCACGACGTGGGCAACGCGGTGAACTACGAGCGCCACCACAAGCACACGTACTACCTGGTGCGGAACTCCGAGCTGCCCGGGCTCTCCGAGGCGGAGCGCGATCTCGTCGCCCGCGTGGCGCGCTACCACCGCCGCAGCCCGCCGGACCCCGCGCACTCGGGGATGCAGGGCCTCTCCGCGCAGGACGCCCGCACGGTGCGCAGGCTGGCCACCCTGCTGCGGCTCGCCAACAGCCTGGACCGCAGCCACCACCAGCTGGTGCGCAGCGTGCGGGCGACCACCGGCCGCGACGCGGTGAGCCTGCACCTCAAGGCGCGCGCCCCGGTGGACCTGGAGCTGTGGAGCGCCGAGCACGAGGCCCTCCACTTCCGCCGCGTCTTCGGAAAGCGCCTCACCCTGCACCTCGGGCGCTAG
- a CDS encoding carboxypeptidase-like regulatory domain-containing protein, with protein sequence MTAPPPRPGCLLEFPATSPTGTLVGTVHDARTQEPLAGVRVSVSSPELPAERIAVTDVLGWYRFAELAPGSYGLRFERRHFEPCARARVELSGGRLVHVVVDLRPADAEEHSIGGDEMQVLEMDP encoded by the coding sequence ATGACCGCGCCCCCGCCCCGCCCTGGCTGCCTCCTCGAGTTCCCCGCGACGAGCCCCACCGGAACGCTGGTGGGCACCGTGCACGACGCCCGGACGCAGGAACCCCTCGCCGGGGTGCGGGTGAGCGTGAGCTCGCCGGAGCTCCCCGCCGAGCGCATCGCCGTGACGGATGTCTTGGGCTGGTACCGCTTCGCGGAGCTCGCGCCGGGGAGCTACGGGCTGCGCTTCGAGCGGCGGCACTTCGAGCCGTGCGCGCGGGCCCGCGTGGAGCTGAGCGGGGGGCGGCTCGTGCATGTCGTCGTGGACCTGCGGCCTGCAGACGCGGAGGAGCACAGCATCGGCGGCGATGAGATGCAGGTTCTGGAGATGGACCCATGA
- a CDS encoding metal-dependent hydrolase, whose product MDNVSHSVAGMLAAETLLAARGSERLRSLAGYGRVAWVTSALANNLPDADLLYTALERSPLAYVLHHRGHTHTLALGLPLGLLSLAVPWLWARRTGRSPGREGWALLVLLALLGPALHLALDSSNNYGVHPFWPVWDGWLYGDTIFIVEPLFWVGGLALLLPSMRSRLAQGVWGVLLAGMAVTCWVLPFVSRGSALFVTLLGVALLAVGWRRSAHARMAWAVGLSLAALAAFGLGSVRARTSLEASAATAFPGWRVQDAVLTPLPANPLCWEAIAVMVQGEQYALRRAQLAPWPPLGEATGCPRFAFSRPTTLPYAALATPPTGAVVWRDEHVQKLAQLRGVFRDRCVARAFSHFARIPFAMDPGPSVPGEPEGPWVGDARYDSEEGRGFAELALGPADTRCPEHVPPWTPPREDLLR is encoded by the coding sequence ATGGACAACGTGAGTCACAGCGTGGCGGGGATGCTCGCGGCGGAGACGCTGCTCGCGGCGCGCGGCTCCGAGCGCCTGCGCAGCCTCGCTGGCTACGGGCGGGTGGCGTGGGTGACGTCCGCGCTGGCCAACAACCTGCCGGACGCGGACCTCCTGTACACGGCGCTGGAGCGCAGCCCGCTCGCCTACGTGCTCCACCACCGCGGCCACACGCATACGCTCGCGCTGGGGCTGCCGCTCGGGCTGCTCTCGCTCGCCGTGCCCTGGCTGTGGGCGCGCCGCACGGGGCGCTCGCCGGGACGCGAGGGCTGGGCGCTGCTGGTGCTGCTCGCGCTGCTGGGCCCCGCGCTGCACCTCGCGCTGGACAGCTCGAACAACTACGGCGTGCACCCCTTCTGGCCGGTGTGGGACGGCTGGCTCTACGGCGACACCATCTTCATCGTGGAGCCGCTGTTCTGGGTGGGCGGGCTCGCGCTGCTGCTGCCCTCCATGCGCTCGCGCCTCGCGCAGGGCGTGTGGGGCGTGCTGCTCGCGGGCATGGCCGTCACGTGCTGGGTGCTGCCCTTCGTCTCGCGCGGCTCGGCGCTCTTCGTCACGCTGCTCGGGGTGGCGCTGCTGGCCGTGGGCTGGCGGCGCAGCGCGCACGCGCGCATGGCGTGGGCGGTGGGGCTGAGCCTCGCGGCGCTGGCGGCCTTCGGGCTCGGCTCCGTGCGCGCGCGCACCTCACTGGAGGCGAGCGCGGCGACCGCGTTCCCCGGCTGGCGGGTGCAGGACGCGGTGCTCACGCCGCTGCCTGCGAATCCGCTGTGCTGGGAGGCCATCGCGGTGATGGTGCAGGGCGAGCAGTACGCGCTGCGCCGCGCGCAGCTCGCGCCGTGGCCTCCGCTCGGGGAGGCCACAGGCTGCCCGCGCTTCGCCTTCTCTCGCCCCACCACGCTGCCCTACGCGGCGCTCGCCACCCCGCCCACGGGCGCGGTGGTGTGGCGCGACGAGCACGTGCAGAAGCTCGCGCAGCTGCGCGGCGTGTTCCGCGACCGCTGCGTCGCGCGCGCCTTCTCGCACTTCGCGCGCATCCCCTTCGCGATGGACCCGGGCCCCTCCGTCCCCGGAGAGCCGGAGGGCCCGTGGGTGGGCGATGCGCGCTACGACAGCGAGGAGGGGCGCGGCTTCGCGGAGCTGGCGCTGGGCCCCGCGGACACGCGCTGCCCCGAGCACGTGCCGCCCTGGACCCCACCGCGAGAGGATCTGCTGCGCTGA
- a CDS encoding serine hydrolase, protein MSRLLALSLLLLTPVAFAQGLPPDLDTTVRRTLETFEVPGMAIAVVKDGKVVLAKGYGVKKLGQKAPVTADSLFGIASNSKAFTAAALAMLVEEGKLNWDDRVIDHLPSFQMYDPYVTRELTVRDLLVHRSGLGLGAGDLLYFPASTFSEEEIVSRLRYIRPATSFRSRYAYDNILYLVAGKVIERVSGQRWEDFVRSRIFAPLGMTSSNLTIKELRASRDMASPHAKADGVLTAIPPMAFDNNPPAAAINSSVNDLSRWMLLQLARGEVPGSGGKKRLFSEKQSEEMWSPQTLLPITAASPSLAALKPNFSAYGLGWTLRDYRGKKIVAHTGGLPGYYSRVTLVPELNLGIVVLTNQEMRSGFEVPTYALLDAFLGAPATDWVAAFKAADAERNEKAEKKVAEKRSGRSTTSRPSLPLERYAGTYRDPWYGDVTLKQEGGKLVLRFSHTPSLTGELEHWQYDTFVAHWKDRSLNADAYVSFSLEPDGSIGGMRMQPVSSLTDFSFDFQDLQFTPVPAGGAASTTAQH, encoded by the coding sequence GTGTCTCGCCTTCTCGCGCTCTCCCTGCTGCTGCTCACCCCTGTCGCGTTCGCGCAGGGCCTCCCGCCTGACCTGGACACCACGGTGCGCCGCACGCTCGAGACCTTCGAGGTCCCGGGCATGGCGATTGCCGTGGTGAAGGACGGCAAGGTGGTGCTGGCCAAGGGCTACGGCGTGAAGAAGCTCGGGCAGAAGGCGCCCGTCACGGCGGACTCGCTCTTCGGCATCGCGTCCAACTCGAAGGCCTTCACGGCCGCGGCGCTCGCGATGCTCGTGGAGGAGGGCAAGCTCAACTGGGACGACCGCGTCATCGACCACCTGCCCTCGTTCCAGATGTACGACCCGTACGTCACGCGCGAGCTCACCGTGCGCGACCTGCTCGTGCACCGCAGCGGCCTGGGGCTGGGCGCGGGTGACCTGCTCTACTTCCCCGCCTCCACCTTCAGCGAGGAGGAGATCGTCTCGCGCCTGCGCTACATCCGCCCGGCCACCAGCTTCCGCAGCCGCTACGCGTACGACAACATCCTCTACCTCGTGGCCGGCAAGGTCATCGAGCGCGTGAGCGGCCAGCGCTGGGAGGACTTCGTGCGCAGCCGCATCTTCGCGCCGCTCGGGATGACCTCGAGCAACCTCACCATCAAGGAGCTGCGCGCGAGCCGCGACATGGCCTCGCCGCACGCGAAGGCGGACGGAGTGCTCACCGCCATCCCGCCCATGGCCTTCGACAACAACCCGCCGGCGGCGGCCATCAACTCCAGCGTGAACGACCTCTCGCGCTGGATGCTGCTGCAGCTCGCGCGGGGCGAGGTCCCCGGCTCGGGCGGCAAGAAGCGCCTCTTCAGCGAGAAGCAGTCCGAGGAGATGTGGAGCCCGCAGACGCTGCTGCCCATCACCGCGGCCTCGCCCTCGCTGGCGGCGCTCAAGCCGAACTTCTCGGCGTACGGGCTGGGCTGGACGCTGCGCGACTACCGCGGGAAGAAGATCGTGGCGCACACCGGAGGCCTGCCCGGCTACTACTCGCGCGTGACGCTGGTGCCGGAGCTGAACCTGGGCATCGTGGTGCTGACGAACCAGGAGATGCGCAGCGGCTTCGAGGTCCCGACCTACGCGCTGCTCGACGCCTTCCTCGGCGCGCCCGCCACCGACTGGGTCGCGGCGTTCAAGGCCGCGGACGCCGAGCGCAACGAGAAGGCGGAGAAGAAGGTGGCGGAGAAGCGCAGCGGGCGCAGCACCACCTCGCGTCCCTCGCTGCCGCTCGAGCGCTACGCGGGCACCTACCGCGACCCCTGGTACGGCGACGTCACGCTGAAGCAGGAGGGCGGCAAGCTGGTGCTGCGCTTCAGCCACACGCCCTCGCTCACGGGCGAGCTGGAGCACTGGCAGTACGACACCTTCGTCGCGCACTGGAAGGACCGCTCGCTCAACGCGGACGCCTACGTCAGCTTCTCGCTGGAGCCGGACGGCAGCATCGGCGGCATGCGCATGCAGCCGGTCTCCTCGCTCACCGACTTCAGCTTCGACTTCCAGGACCTGCAGTTCACGCCCGTGCCGGCGGGCGGGGCAGCGTCGACGACCGCGCAGCACTGA
- a CDS encoding TraB/GumN family protein: protein MRLTPVLLLALLLASGCASAPHPSPTADLAAVQHAATDPAFLWEAKGPEGRGTAYVVGSVHFAKAGALALPASMLDAFARSDALVVEVDPSQVSPAQTQQLVRALGLLPGGQRLSARLDPATQRLLELELKRASIPRQNLEPLRPWLAAVTLSVVELQRAGFDGDAGVDRLFLARAQAAKKPVLALETAESQLRMFAELSEPLQQLMLRDQLVSMGKGGEQLTYFMRAWDAGDGDAVDAALQQGAKDPELRPFYERVFYARNAQMAAALDAQLTQGRTLFVVVGAGHVVGARGVLAYLAERGYAVQQLRRGP, encoded by the coding sequence ATGCGACTGACCCCTGTCCTCCTCCTCGCGCTGCTCCTCGCCTCCGGCTGCGCGAGCGCGCCGCACCCCTCGCCCACGGCCGACCTCGCGGCCGTGCAGCACGCCGCCACCGACCCCGCCTTCCTCTGGGAGGCCAAAGGGCCCGAGGGCCGCGGCACCGCGTACGTAGTGGGCTCCGTGCACTTCGCGAAGGCCGGCGCGCTCGCGCTGCCCGCCTCCATGCTGGACGCGTTCGCGCGCTCGGACGCGCTCGTGGTGGAGGTGGACCCTTCGCAGGTCTCCCCTGCGCAGACGCAGCAGCTGGTGCGCGCGCTGGGGCTCTTGCCGGGAGGCCAGCGGCTCTCGGCGCGGCTGGACCCGGCGACCCAGCGGCTGCTGGAGCTCGAGCTCAAGCGCGCGAGCATCCCCCGGCAGAACCTGGAGCCGCTGCGCCCCTGGCTCGCCGCGGTGACGCTCTCCGTCGTGGAGCTGCAGCGCGCGGGCTTCGACGGCGACGCCGGCGTGGACCGCCTCTTCCTCGCCCGGGCGCAGGCGGCGAAGAAGCCGGTGCTCGCGCTGGAGACGGCCGAGTCGCAGCTGCGCATGTTCGCGGAGCTCTCCGAGCCCTTGCAGCAGCTGATGCTGCGCGATCAGCTGGTGAGCATGGGCAAGGGGGGTGAGCAGCTCACCTACTTCATGCGCGCCTGGGATGCGGGAGACGGCGACGCGGTGGACGCGGCGCTGCAGCAGGGCGCGAAGGACCCGGAGCTGCGCCCCTTCTACGAGCGCGTCTTCTACGCGCGCAACGCGCAGATGGCCGCGGCCCTCGACGCGCAGCTCACGCAGGGCCGCACGCTCTTCGTGGTCGTGGGGGCCGGCCACGTGGTGGGCGCACGTGGCGTGCTCGCCTACCTCGCCGAGCGCGGCTACGCCGTGCAGCAGCTGCGGCGCGGTCCCTGA